From the genome of bacterium, one region includes:
- a CDS encoding beta-ketoacyl-ACP synthase III, producing the protein MKKDELRAVGIVGTGSYTPSKVLTNFDLEKMVDTSDEWIRTRSGISERRIAEDNQASSDLAVPAALAALEDAKVHPSKVDMIIVATVTPDMLFPSTACFIQHKIGAIHAACFDLSAACAGFSYALELAKNLIATHTYKTVLVIATDCLSKITDWADRNTCVLFGDGAGAVVLQPVRKETGILSSYLGSDGSKTDKLQIPGGGSRNPISQKIIDEKLHYIKMNGREVFKYAVDAMCKSARKALHLAHLDVSEVDLFIPHQANIRIIEAVDKRLHIGPDKVFVNLHKYGNMSAASTAVSIDEAKKQGRIKKGDIVLLSSFGGGLCWAGTVIRF; encoded by the coding sequence ATGAAAAAAGATGAATTAAGGGCAGTAGGTATAGTTGGCACAGGTTCTTATACACCTTCTAAAGTATTGACTAATTTTGACCTCGAGAAAATGGTTGATACTTCAGATGAGTGGATACGAACAAGGAGTGGCATAAGTGAGCGACGGATTGCTGAAGATAATCAGGCATCTTCGGATTTAGCAGTTCCAGCCGCATTAGCCGCTCTGGAAGATGCAAAAGTTCATCCTTCAAAGGTAGATATGATTATTGTCGCCACCGTTACCCCGGATATGCTTTTTCCATCTACTGCTTGTTTTATTCAGCATAAAATAGGGGCGATTCATGCCGCCTGTTTTGATTTATCCGCCGCCTGTGCCGGGTTTAGTTATGCCTTAGAATTAGCCAAAAATCTGATTGCTACCCATACTTATAAGACTGTTTTGGTTATTGCCACAGATTGCCTTAGTAAAATTACCGATTGGGCAGACCGTAATACCTGTGTTTTATTTGGTGATGGGGCTGGAGCAGTCGTGTTACAACCAGTCCGAAAAGAAACTGGAATCCTTAGTAGTTACTTAGGAAGTGATGGTTCCAAAACTGATAAATTGCAAATTCCTGGTGGTGGCAGCAGAAACCCTATCTCTCAAAAAATTATAGACGAAAAACTCCATTATATCAAAATGAATGGTAGAGAGGTATTCAAATATGCCGTTGATGCAATGTGTAAATCTGCAAGAAAGGCATTACATCTGGCTCATTTAGATGTTAGTGAGGTAGATTTATTCATCCCACATCAGGCTAATATTCGTATCATTGAGGCTGTTGATAAACGACTTCATATTGGGCCAGACAAAGTTTTTGTGAATTTACATAAATATGGTAATATGTCTGCGGCTTCTACGGCTGTCTCTATCGATGAAGCAAAAAAACAAGGTAGAATAAAAAAGGGCGATATTGTTTTATTAAGCTCTTTTGGTGGCGGACTTTGTTGGGCAGGAACGGTTATTCGATTTTAA
- the plsX gene encoding phosphate acyltransferase PlsX: MRIAVDAMGGDHAPQSIVAGVVEALNELKEVTQITLFGPEKAITNELTRYQTKGLPIVIRDTKEIIEMHESPAQAVKTKKDSSIVVAIKALKQGEVDAFISAGNTGAVMAGALMYPGRLKGIFRPAIATLIPTLSGASILLDVGANVDCKPQHLLQFAIMGNVYAKDIMGKPNPKIGLLSIGEEEGKGNALTSQTFNLLKQSSLNFVGNVEGRDIINGTVDVIVCDGFVGNVVLKFGESLAEMIINFLKQELSKNLSLKIGAFLSKPAFKKFKKLVDYSEYGGAPLLGIDGVCIICHGASSPKAVKNGIRVACEFINHQVNLHIEKGIKEG; the protein is encoded by the coding sequence ATGCGTATTGCAGTTGATGCTATGGGCGGAGACCATGCACCACAGTCTATTGTAGCTGGTGTGGTTGAGGCATTGAATGAGTTAAAAGAAGTAACTCAAATAACATTATTTGGTCCGGAAAAGGCAATTACTAATGAATTGACTCGTTATCAAACAAAGGGACTACCAATTGTCATCAGGGATACAAAAGAAATTATTGAAATGCATGAATCTCCGGCACAAGCAGTTAAAACTAAAAAAGATTCTTCAATTGTTGTCGCGATAAAGGCATTAAAACAAGGTGAGGTAGATGCCTTTATTTCAGCAGGTAATACTGGCGCGGTAATGGCAGGTGCTTTAATGTATCCTGGCAGATTAAAAGGTATTTTTAGACCTGCAATTGCAACACTTATTCCGACTTTATCCGGAGCATCCATACTTCTTGATGTAGGCGCTAATGTTGACTGCAAACCACAACACCTCTTACAATTTGCCATAATGGGTAATGTTTATGCCAAAGATATTATGGGAAAGCCCAATCCTAAAATAGGACTTTTAAGTATTGGGGAAGAAGAAGGTAAAGGAAATGCACTTACTTCTCAGACATTTAACCTGCTAAAACAATCTTCTCTGAATTTTGTCGGGAATGTTGAAGGAAGAGATATTATAAATGGCACGGTAGATGTAATTGTCTGTGATGGATTTGTGGGTAATGTAGTTTTAAAATTTGGTGAAAGTTTAGCCGAAATGATAATTAACTTTTTAAAACAGGAATTATCTAAAAATCTCAGTTTGAAGATTGGTGCTTTTCTTTCTAAACCCGCATTTAAAAAATTTAAAAAATTAGTTGATTATTCAGAATATGGCGGAGCACCACTTTTAGGCATAGATGGTGTGTGTATTATTTGTCATGGTGCTTCTTCTCCTAAGGCAGTAAAGAATGGAATAAGGGTAGCATGCGAATTTATTAACCATCAAGTCAATCTTCATATCGAAAAAGGAATTAAAGAAGGATAG